One Gadus chalcogrammus isolate NIFS_2021 chromosome 22, NIFS_Gcha_1.0, whole genome shotgun sequence genomic window carries:
- the LOC130376146 gene encoding stonustoxin subunit beta-like, translating into MASNSAGTANHSAELLVFDVCELTLDPNTAYRQLSLSEDNRTVTLVREDQSYPDHPERFDPWPQVLGREALTGRCYWEVEWEGWVVIGVTYRGIARRGEADDCLLGRNNKSWSLYCRDERYSAGYNGRGTVLPLRPAGSTRVGVYLDRPAGSLSFYRVSPGGGGSSDTLTHLHTSWSSFTQEDLLPGLWTPDLPWRDGQELHEQVDPGEVLPNHDGTFQVSVDLDLTAVPQEDWGRYECVVQLKGIEDIPTPWTPPSSGPTGVRLVLEGMDVGPTCLTIST; encoded by the exons ATGGCGAGCAACAGCGCTggcacggccaatcacagcgctgagctgcttgtctttg atgtctgtgaactcacactggaccccaacacggcctacagacaactctctctgtctgaggacaacaggacgGTGACGCTGGTtagagaggaccagtcgtatccggatcacccagaaaGATTTGACCCCtggccccaggtgttgggtagagaggctctgactggccgctgttactgggaggtagagtgggaaggatgggttgttataggagtgacatacagaggaatcgcaaggagaggagaggctgatgaCTGCCTGCTTGgacggaacaacaagtcctggagccTTTATTGTCGTGATGAACGTTACTCTGCCGGGTACAACGGTAGAGGGAcagtcctccctctccgccccgctggctccaccagagtaggagtgtatctggaccggcctgctggctctctgtccttctacagagtgtccccaggtggaggagggtcctcagacacactgacacacctccacacctcctggtcctccttcacccaggaggacctcctcccggggctcTGG ACTCCAGACCTGCCATG gagagacggccaGGAGCTCCATGAGCAGGTGGACCCCGGGGAGGTCCTCCCCAACCACGACGGGACCTTCCAGGTCAGCGTGGACCTGGACCTCACGGCCGTCCCAcaggaggactgggggaggtACGAGTGTGTGGTCCAGCTGAAAGGCATCGAGGACATCCCCaccccctggaccccgccctCATCAGGACCAACGGGGGTAAGACTGGTGTTGGAGGGGATGGATGTGGGGCCCACATGTCTCACCATCTCCACCTGA